A DNA window from Bos indicus x Bos taurus breed Angus x Brahman F1 hybrid chromosome 16, Bos_hybrid_MaternalHap_v2.0, whole genome shotgun sequence contains the following coding sequences:
- the CCNL2 gene encoding cyclin-L2 isoform X2, with amino-acid sequence MNDSLRTDVFVRFQPESIACACIYLAARTLEIPLPNRPHWFLLFGATEEEIQEICLKILQLYTRKKVDLTHLESEVEKRRHALDEAKAQAKGLLPGSTQVLDSASRFSPAPKPVESPKEGKGNKPSPLSVKNTKRKVEGVKKTKADSPVNGLPKEQGSRSRSGSHEQSYSRSPSRSASPKRRKSDSGSTSGGSKSQSRSRSRSDSPPRQAHRGAPYKGSKVRSYRRSKDCKYSTQKPHKSRSRSSSRSRSRSRERADTSGKYKKKSHYYREQRRERSRSYERTGHRYERDHPGHSRHRR; translated from the exons ATGAATGACAGCCTTCGCACAGATGTTTTTGTGAGGTTCCAGCCTGAGAGCATCGCCTGTGCCTGCATCTATCTTGCTGCCCGGACGCTGGAG ATCCCTTTACCCAATCGTCCCCattggtttcttttgtttggagcaactgaagaagaaattcaagaaatCTGCTTAAAAATCCTGCAGCTGTATACTCGGAAAAAG GTTGATCTGACTCACCTGGAGAGTGAAGTGGAGAAGCGCAGGCACGCCCTCGATGAGGCAAAGGCACAGGCCAAGGGCCTGCTGCCCGGCAGCACCCAGGTGCTGGACAGTGCATCGCGGTTCTCGCCTGCCCCCAAACCTG TGGAATCCCCCaaagaaggcaaaggaaacaagcCTTCCCCACTCTCCGTGAAGAACACCAAAAGGAAAGTGGAGGGTGTGAAGAAAACCAAGGCGGACAGTCCGGTGAACGG CTTGCCGAAGGAGCAGGGGAGTCGAAGTCGGAGCGGGAGTCACGAGCAGAGCTACTCAAGGTCCCCGTCACGTTCCGCGTCCCCTAAGAGAAG GAAAAGTGACAGTGGCTCCACATCTGGTGGGTCCAAGTCACAGAGCCGCTCTCGGAGCCGGAGTGACTCCCCACCACGTCAGGCCCACCGGGGCGCCCCCTACAAAGGCTCCAAGGTGCGGAGCTACCGAAGATCCAAGGACTGCAAGTACTCTACCCAGAAGCCACACAAGTCCCGGAGCCGGAGCTCCTCCCGCTCTCGGAGCCGCTCACGGGAGCGGGCGGATACTTctggaaaatacaagaaaaaaagtcattacTATAGAGAACAGCGACGGGAGCGTTCTCGGTCTTATGAGCGAACGGGCCATCGCTATGAGCGGGACCACCCTGGGCACAGCAGGCACCGAAGGTGA
- the AURKAIP1 gene encoding aurora kinase A-interacting protein: MFLMRLTSQLLRAVPRAGCNGPWPVLGVLGRHACRPCYSTKPTGPSGVASLPGRRVHMELEEMLVPRKMSISPLESWLTIRYLLPRLDTGAPGTVSPAQLYECPPSQVGEGVEQGGKDVFDAPQMQCRNVLKIRRRKMNHHKYRKLVKRTRFLRRKVREARLKRKQMKFERDLRRIWQKAGLKEAPPGWQTPKIYLKGK; this comes from the exons ATGTTTCTGATGCGCCTGACTTCCCAGCTGCTCAGGGCTGTTCCCAGGGCAG gCTGCAATGGACCCTGGCCTGTCTTAGGGGTGCTGGGCAGGCATGCCTGCAGGCCTTGCTATAGCACGAAGCCAACAGGCCCAAGTGGGGTTGCCTCTCTCCCTGGCAGGCGGGTCCACATGGAACTTGAGGAGATGCTGGTCCCAAGGAAGATGTCCATCAGCCCGCTGGAGAGCTGGCTGACCATTCGCTACCTCCTACCCAGACTGGACACTGGGGCCCCAGGGACTGTGTCTCCAGCCCAACTCTATGAGTGTCCGCCCAGTCAGGTGGGCGAAGGGGTCGAGCAGGGTGGTAAGGATGTCTTTGATGCGCCCCAGATGCAGTGTAGAAATGTGCTCAAGATTCGCCGGCGGAAGATGAATCATCACAAGTACCGCAAGCTGGTCAAGAGGACCCGGTTCCTGCGGCGGAAAGTCAGGGAAGCACGTCTGAAACGGAAGCAG ATGAAGTTCGAGAGAGACCTGAGGCGCATCTGGCAGAAGGCAGGCCTGAAGGAAGCCCCCCCAGGCTGGCAGACCCCCAAGATCTACCTGAAGGGCAAATGA